One genomic segment of Styela clava chromosome 3, kaStyClav1.hap1.2, whole genome shotgun sequence includes these proteins:
- the LOC120342672 gene encoding ATP-dependent RNA helicase DHX58-like isoform X1, with product MSDSTAKLYYLEFLCGYFLEPKDIMDYFPGETGLFTSVGDELMSIPTTGDNGRKQRVNIFLEWLKNADDGYSGNKYQEFIDVLKKEERNYCWLVPLLTDCTNFNAESIFRYLKKPEKIKRIFQVIFPALENINVNEILIYLKRDLSDDDREEVENITSRLTSRHGMFALLNKLIYKPPGWISSFINAVKELNYNVTSSMFDDAVYADLATALKDYFECFDDSVEFVVEEQPEAMNEQMACIHQGAMSSFVSDANVPSCSLMKRKQNDEKENCQKGFWLPEQQHVEIPAQPASMQYELRNYQKELSKLALNGANVIISERTGSGKTRVAAYIIGEHLKGNVTKVGQCKEQKVAFFTPTGGLAEQQCGKMKDYLRNIKRIDMLRGKLEDELEKDFQKRIYSSDLIVMTPQILLNCLEDKSVKSLFDFSMMIFDECHYVHASHPYAEILGRYLIEKKPKEKNIQIIGLTATLGVGASANIDDAKDHIFKLLGIMDAEDGIVFVKDPDNVDELNIVCHAASEESIQIDIEDDDGLFRQLIRETMTQIIFLIEKLGVFEALGGTVPRKMGTMTTLDKEFETWCFKLRHASGNLSAEDSKGLGRDSRSCADALQCLYSAYTLCYNCHSTYAIAKIEDFVEKHYIAEKEKNTTAENNLHELISDASNKLVNCVDGTKNKTLDIMKEKIITKSQNYDEFRCMVMVSRRYFAGCLKNWISGDSELRHLKPLVYIGIGNKSSSDYSGMSHSAQNAALQKFKKGDCKVLVCTPDAAGVGIDIPDCNLVITIDCVKNEISKAQLAGRVRAKNGEVLNIYFGNNIQKDKLSGEKLQLMDKTKRQIHKMLNKNPDDYRNKMLYGQKMALDDLAKSGIKRQGTSPLRVGGVNLLLCRKCSVFVCYTYEIIRMNEYHHTVDRIDFKDKYAKVPHPYRGTKIGDEYMTHFNKIRCDKCKLNWGNEVKWKNYLMPIITIKGFKIKEQNTENIFQPRKWKATLLKIPEKSRDKSLYDKLFTKCNESEDSPNSPELIR from the exons atgaGTGACTCTACAGCAAAGCTCTATTATTTAGAGTTTTTATGTGGATACTTTTTGGAACCAAAAGACATCATGGACTATTTTCCTGGCGAAACTGGTCTGTTCACGTCAG TTGGAGATGAGTTAATGTCTATTCCAACAACTGGTGACAATGGGAGGAAACAAAGAGTCAACATTTTTCTTGAATGGCTCAAGAATGCAGATGATGGTTATAGTGGAAATAAATACCAAGAATTTATTGATGTTTTGAAAAAAG aAGAGAGAAATTACTGTTGGCTTGTTCCTCTGTTGACGGATTGCACCAATTTCAATGCTGAATCTATATTTCGATATCTCAAAAAACCTGAAAAGATCAAAAGGATTTTTCAAGTGATTTTCCCTGCACTGGAAAATATTAATGTTAATGAAAtacttatttatttgaaaagagATCTTTCTGATGATGACAG AGAAGAAGTTGAAAACATCACATCTCGATTAACTTCTAGGCATGGAATGTTTGCCCTATTAAACAAGCTGATTTACAAACCACCTGGCTGGATCAGTAGTTTCATTAATGCAGTAAAGGAATTAAATTACAATGTTACTTCTTCTATGTTTGATGATGCTGTTTATGCGGATTTAGCCACAGCTTTAAAAGATTATTTTG AATGCTTTGACGACAGTGTAGAATTTGTAGTTGAAGAACAGCCAGAAGCAATGAATGAACAGATGGCATGTATTCACCAAGGAGCAATGAGTTCCTTT GTATCTGACGCAAATGTTCCGTCGTGTAGTTTGatgaaaagaaaacaaaatg ATGAAAAAGAGAATTGTCAAAAAGGTTTTTGGCTTCCTGAACAACAACATGTTGAAATACCAGCCCAACCAGCATCTATGC aatATGAGCTTCGCAATTATCAAAAAGAGTTGTCTAAGTTAGCATTGAATGGCGCAAATGTTATAATAAGCGAAAGAACTG GATCAGGAAAAACCAGAGTTGCTGCTTATATAATAGGAGAACACCTTAAAGGAAATGTTACTAAAGTTGGTCAATGTAAAGAACAAAAAGTTGCCTTTTTTACACCAACTGGAGGACTTGCAGAGCAACAATGTGGTAAAATGAAAGACTATCTTCGCAACATAAA GAGGATTGACATGCTTCGTGGAAAACTTGAGGATGAGTTGGAGAAAGATTTTCAAAAGCGAATTTACAGTTCTGACTTGATTGTGATGACTCCACAGATACTGCTGAATTGTCTGGAA GATAAATCAGTGAAATCATTGTTTGATTTTTCGATGATGATATTTGATGAATGTCACTATGTACATGCTTCCCATCCTTATGCTGAAATACTCGGAAgatatttgattgaaaaaaagCCTAAAGAAAAAAACATTCAG ATCATTGGATTAACTGCAACTCTTGGAGTTGGTGCTTCAGCTAATATTGATGACGCTAAGGATCATATTTTCAAGTTGCTTGGTATCATGGATGCAGAAGATGGAATAGTATTTGTGAAAGATCCTGATAATGTAgatgaattgaatattgtttGTCATGCTGCATCAGAAG AATCTATTCAAATAGATATTGAAGATGATGATGGTCTTTTCAGACAGCTTATCAGAGAAACAATGACCcagataatttttttgattgaaaaacttGGTG tgttcGAAGCTCTTGGAGGAACAGTTCCACGAAAAATGGGAACTATGACTACATTGGATAAAGAGTTTGAAACTTGGTGCTTTAAACTTCGTCACGCATCTGGAAATTTAAGTGCTGAAGACTCTAAGGGACTCGGAAGAGATTCAAGATCGTGTGCCGATGCTTTGCAG TGTCTATACAGTGCATACACCCTTTGCTACAACTGTCATTCTACTTATGCAATTGCTAAGATTgaagattttgttgaaaaacattACATTGCTGAAAAGGAAAAGAATACAACTGCAGAGAATAATCTGCATGAATTGATATCTG ATGCTTCGAATAAACTGGTCAATTGTGTTGATGGaacgaaaaataaaacattggatatcatgaaagaaaaaataattacaaagtCTCAAAATTATGATGAATTTAGATGTATGGTTATGGTTTCCAGGAGATACTTTGCTGGTTGTCTCAAG AATTGGATTAGTGGAGATTCAGAGCTAAGACATCTCAAACCTCTGGTTTATATCGGAAttggaaataaaagttcaagTGATTACTCAG GTATGAGTCACTCAGCTCAAAATGCAGCccttcaaaaatttaaaaaaggtgATTGCAAGGTACTTGTCTGTACCCCCGATGCTGCTGGGGTAGGAATAGATATTCCAGATTGCAACCTGGTTATAACAATTGACTGTGTGAAAAACGAAATATCCAAAGCACAACTTGCAG GTCGTGTCAGAGCAAAAAATGGGGAGGTTCTCAATATTTACTttggaaataatattcaaaaagaTAAACTCAGCGGAGAGAAACTGCAGCTCATGGACAAGACTAAAAGACAGATTCACAAAATGCTGAACAAAAATCCTGATGATTATAGGAATAAA ATGCTTTATGGACAAAAAATGGCATTAGATGATTTGGCAAAATCTGGAATCAAAAGGCAAGGCACAAGTCCTTTACGAGTTGGAGGAGTAAATTTATTGTTGTGTCGCAAATGTAGTGTATTTGTCTGTTACACTTATGAAATAATCAG AATGAATGAATATCACCACACAGTTGATCGCATTGATTTCAAGGATAAGTATGCAAAAGTCCCACACCCATACAGAGGAACTAAAATTGGGGATGAATATATGACACATTTCAACAAAATTCGCTGTGATAAGTGTAAGCTTAACTGGGGAAATGAGGTGAAGTGGAAAAATTACCTGATGCCAATTATCACGATCAAGGGTTTTAAAATTAAAGAGCAGAATACGGAAAACATTTTTCAGCCAAGAAAATGGAAAGCAACACTTCTGAAAATTCCTGAAAAAAGCAGAGACAAGTCTCTTTATGATAAACTATTCACCAAGTGCAACGAAAGTGAAGATTCTCCTAACAGCCCTGAGTTGATTCGTTAA
- the LOC120342672 gene encoding antiviral innate immune response receptor RIG-I-like isoform X3, whose translation MSDSTAKLYYLEFLCGYFLEPKDIMDYFPGETGLFTSVGDELMSIPTTGDNGRKQRVNIFLEWLKNADDGYSGNKYQEFIDVLKKEERNYCWLVPLLTDCTNFNAESIFRYLKKPEKIKRIFQVIFPALENINVNEILIYLKRDLSDDDREEVENITSRLTSRHGMFALLNKLIYKPPGWISSFINAVKELNYNVTSSMFDDAVYADLATALKDYFECFDDSVEFVVEEQPEAMNEQMACIHQGAMSSFVSDANVPSCSLMKRKQNDEKENCQKGFWLPEQQHVEIPAQPASMQYELRNYQKELSKLALNGANVIISERTGSGKTRVAAYIIGEHLKGNVTKVGQCKEQKVAFFTPTGGLAEQQCGKMKDYLRNIKRIDMLRGKLEDELEKDFQKRIYSSDLIVMTPQILLNCLEDKSVKSLFDFSMMIFDECHYVHASHPYAEILGRYLIEKKPKEKNIQIIGLTATLGVGASANIDDAKDHIFKLLGIMDAEDGIVFVKDPDNVDELNIVCHAASEESIQIDIEDDDGLFRQLIRETMTQIIFLIEKLGVFEALGGTVPRKMGTMTTLDKEFETWCFKLRHASGNLSAEDSKGLGRDSRSCADALQCLYSAYTLCYNCHSTYAIAKIEDFVEKHYIAEKEKNTTAENNLHELISDASNKLVNCVDGTKNKTLDIMKEKIITKSQNYDEFRCMVMVSRRYFAGCLKNWISGDSELRHLKPLVYIGIGNKSSSDYSGMSHSAQNAALQKFKKGDCKVLVCTPDAAGVGIDIPDCNLVITIDCVKNEISKAQLAE comes from the exons atgaGTGACTCTACAGCAAAGCTCTATTATTTAGAGTTTTTATGTGGATACTTTTTGGAACCAAAAGACATCATGGACTATTTTCCTGGCGAAACTGGTCTGTTCACGTCAG TTGGAGATGAGTTAATGTCTATTCCAACAACTGGTGACAATGGGAGGAAACAAAGAGTCAACATTTTTCTTGAATGGCTCAAGAATGCAGATGATGGTTATAGTGGAAATAAATACCAAGAATTTATTGATGTTTTGAAAAAAG aAGAGAGAAATTACTGTTGGCTTGTTCCTCTGTTGACGGATTGCACCAATTTCAATGCTGAATCTATATTTCGATATCTCAAAAAACCTGAAAAGATCAAAAGGATTTTTCAAGTGATTTTCCCTGCACTGGAAAATATTAATGTTAATGAAAtacttatttatttgaaaagagATCTTTCTGATGATGACAG AGAAGAAGTTGAAAACATCACATCTCGATTAACTTCTAGGCATGGAATGTTTGCCCTATTAAACAAGCTGATTTACAAACCACCTGGCTGGATCAGTAGTTTCATTAATGCAGTAAAGGAATTAAATTACAATGTTACTTCTTCTATGTTTGATGATGCTGTTTATGCGGATTTAGCCACAGCTTTAAAAGATTATTTTG AATGCTTTGACGACAGTGTAGAATTTGTAGTTGAAGAACAGCCAGAAGCAATGAATGAACAGATGGCATGTATTCACCAAGGAGCAATGAGTTCCTTT GTATCTGACGCAAATGTTCCGTCGTGTAGTTTGatgaaaagaaaacaaaatg ATGAAAAAGAGAATTGTCAAAAAGGTTTTTGGCTTCCTGAACAACAACATGTTGAAATACCAGCCCAACCAGCATCTATGC aatATGAGCTTCGCAATTATCAAAAAGAGTTGTCTAAGTTAGCATTGAATGGCGCAAATGTTATAATAAGCGAAAGAACTG GATCAGGAAAAACCAGAGTTGCTGCTTATATAATAGGAGAACACCTTAAAGGAAATGTTACTAAAGTTGGTCAATGTAAAGAACAAAAAGTTGCCTTTTTTACACCAACTGGAGGACTTGCAGAGCAACAATGTGGTAAAATGAAAGACTATCTTCGCAACATAAA GAGGATTGACATGCTTCGTGGAAAACTTGAGGATGAGTTGGAGAAAGATTTTCAAAAGCGAATTTACAGTTCTGACTTGATTGTGATGACTCCACAGATACTGCTGAATTGTCTGGAA GATAAATCAGTGAAATCATTGTTTGATTTTTCGATGATGATATTTGATGAATGTCACTATGTACATGCTTCCCATCCTTATGCTGAAATACTCGGAAgatatttgattgaaaaaaagCCTAAAGAAAAAAACATTCAG ATCATTGGATTAACTGCAACTCTTGGAGTTGGTGCTTCAGCTAATATTGATGACGCTAAGGATCATATTTTCAAGTTGCTTGGTATCATGGATGCAGAAGATGGAATAGTATTTGTGAAAGATCCTGATAATGTAgatgaattgaatattgtttGTCATGCTGCATCAGAAG AATCTATTCAAATAGATATTGAAGATGATGATGGTCTTTTCAGACAGCTTATCAGAGAAACAATGACCcagataatttttttgattgaaaaacttGGTG tgttcGAAGCTCTTGGAGGAACAGTTCCACGAAAAATGGGAACTATGACTACATTGGATAAAGAGTTTGAAACTTGGTGCTTTAAACTTCGTCACGCATCTGGAAATTTAAGTGCTGAAGACTCTAAGGGACTCGGAAGAGATTCAAGATCGTGTGCCGATGCTTTGCAG TGTCTATACAGTGCATACACCCTTTGCTACAACTGTCATTCTACTTATGCAATTGCTAAGATTgaagattttgttgaaaaacattACATTGCTGAAAAGGAAAAGAATACAACTGCAGAGAATAATCTGCATGAATTGATATCTG ATGCTTCGAATAAACTGGTCAATTGTGTTGATGGaacgaaaaataaaacattggatatcatgaaagaaaaaataattacaaagtCTCAAAATTATGATGAATTTAGATGTATGGTTATGGTTTCCAGGAGATACTTTGCTGGTTGTCTCAAG AATTGGATTAGTGGAGATTCAGAGCTAAGACATCTCAAACCTCTGGTTTATATCGGAAttggaaataaaagttcaagTGATTACTCAG GTATGAGTCACTCAGCTCAAAATGCAGCccttcaaaaatttaaaaaaggtgATTGCAAGGTACTTGTCTGTACCCCCGATGCTGCTGGGGTAGGAATAGATATTCCAGATTGCAACCTGGTTATAACAATTGACTGTGTGAAAAACGAAATATCCAAAGCACAACTTGCAG AATGA
- the LOC120342672 gene encoding ATP-dependent RNA helicase DHX58-like isoform X2, whose translation MSDSTAKLYYLEFLCGYFLEPKDIMDYFPGETGLFTSVGDELMSIPTTGDNGRKQRVNIFLEWLKNADDGYSGNKYQEFIDVLKKEERNYCWLVPLLTDCTNFNAESIFRYLKKPEKIKRIFQVIFPALENINVNEILIYLKRDLSDDDREEVENITSRLTSRHGMFALLNKLIYKPPGWISSFINAVKELNYNVTSSMFDDAVYADLATALKDYFECFDDSVEFVVEEQPEAMNEQMACIHQGAMSSFVSDANVPSCSLMKRKQNDEKENCQKGFWLPEQQHVEIPAQPASMQYELRNYQKELSKLALNGANVIISERTGSGKTRVAAYIIGEHLKGNVTKVGQCKEQKVAFFTPTGGLAEQQCGKMKDYLRNIKRIDMLRGKLEDELEKDFQKRIYSSDLIVMTPQILLNCLEDKSVKSLFDFSMMIFDECHYVHASHPYAEILGRYLIEKKPKEKNIQIIGLTATLGVGASANIDDAKDHIFKLLGIMDAEDGIVFVKDPDNVDELNIVCHAASEESIQIDIEDDDGLFRQLIRETMTQIIFLIEKLGVFEALGGTVPRKMGTMTTLDKEFETWCFKLRHASGNLSAEDSKGLGRDSRSCADALQCLYSAYTLCYNCHSTYAIAKIEDFVEKHYIAEKEKNTTAENNLHELISDASNKLVNCVDGTKNKTLDIMKEKIITKSQNYDEFRCMVMVSRRYFAGCLKNWISGDSELRHLKPLVYIGIGNKSSSDYSGMSHSAQNAALQKFKKGDCKVLVCTPDAAGVGIDIPDCNLVITIDCVKNEISKAQLAGRVRAKNGEVLNIYFGNNIQKDKLSGEKLQLMDKTKRQIHKMLNKNPDDYRNKNE comes from the exons atgaGTGACTCTACAGCAAAGCTCTATTATTTAGAGTTTTTATGTGGATACTTTTTGGAACCAAAAGACATCATGGACTATTTTCCTGGCGAAACTGGTCTGTTCACGTCAG TTGGAGATGAGTTAATGTCTATTCCAACAACTGGTGACAATGGGAGGAAACAAAGAGTCAACATTTTTCTTGAATGGCTCAAGAATGCAGATGATGGTTATAGTGGAAATAAATACCAAGAATTTATTGATGTTTTGAAAAAAG aAGAGAGAAATTACTGTTGGCTTGTTCCTCTGTTGACGGATTGCACCAATTTCAATGCTGAATCTATATTTCGATATCTCAAAAAACCTGAAAAGATCAAAAGGATTTTTCAAGTGATTTTCCCTGCACTGGAAAATATTAATGTTAATGAAAtacttatttatttgaaaagagATCTTTCTGATGATGACAG AGAAGAAGTTGAAAACATCACATCTCGATTAACTTCTAGGCATGGAATGTTTGCCCTATTAAACAAGCTGATTTACAAACCACCTGGCTGGATCAGTAGTTTCATTAATGCAGTAAAGGAATTAAATTACAATGTTACTTCTTCTATGTTTGATGATGCTGTTTATGCGGATTTAGCCACAGCTTTAAAAGATTATTTTG AATGCTTTGACGACAGTGTAGAATTTGTAGTTGAAGAACAGCCAGAAGCAATGAATGAACAGATGGCATGTATTCACCAAGGAGCAATGAGTTCCTTT GTATCTGACGCAAATGTTCCGTCGTGTAGTTTGatgaaaagaaaacaaaatg ATGAAAAAGAGAATTGTCAAAAAGGTTTTTGGCTTCCTGAACAACAACATGTTGAAATACCAGCCCAACCAGCATCTATGC aatATGAGCTTCGCAATTATCAAAAAGAGTTGTCTAAGTTAGCATTGAATGGCGCAAATGTTATAATAAGCGAAAGAACTG GATCAGGAAAAACCAGAGTTGCTGCTTATATAATAGGAGAACACCTTAAAGGAAATGTTACTAAAGTTGGTCAATGTAAAGAACAAAAAGTTGCCTTTTTTACACCAACTGGAGGACTTGCAGAGCAACAATGTGGTAAAATGAAAGACTATCTTCGCAACATAAA GAGGATTGACATGCTTCGTGGAAAACTTGAGGATGAGTTGGAGAAAGATTTTCAAAAGCGAATTTACAGTTCTGACTTGATTGTGATGACTCCACAGATACTGCTGAATTGTCTGGAA GATAAATCAGTGAAATCATTGTTTGATTTTTCGATGATGATATTTGATGAATGTCACTATGTACATGCTTCCCATCCTTATGCTGAAATACTCGGAAgatatttgattgaaaaaaagCCTAAAGAAAAAAACATTCAG ATCATTGGATTAACTGCAACTCTTGGAGTTGGTGCTTCAGCTAATATTGATGACGCTAAGGATCATATTTTCAAGTTGCTTGGTATCATGGATGCAGAAGATGGAATAGTATTTGTGAAAGATCCTGATAATGTAgatgaattgaatattgtttGTCATGCTGCATCAGAAG AATCTATTCAAATAGATATTGAAGATGATGATGGTCTTTTCAGACAGCTTATCAGAGAAACAATGACCcagataatttttttgattgaaaaacttGGTG tgttcGAAGCTCTTGGAGGAACAGTTCCACGAAAAATGGGAACTATGACTACATTGGATAAAGAGTTTGAAACTTGGTGCTTTAAACTTCGTCACGCATCTGGAAATTTAAGTGCTGAAGACTCTAAGGGACTCGGAAGAGATTCAAGATCGTGTGCCGATGCTTTGCAG TGTCTATACAGTGCATACACCCTTTGCTACAACTGTCATTCTACTTATGCAATTGCTAAGATTgaagattttgttgaaaaacattACATTGCTGAAAAGGAAAAGAATACAACTGCAGAGAATAATCTGCATGAATTGATATCTG ATGCTTCGAATAAACTGGTCAATTGTGTTGATGGaacgaaaaataaaacattggatatcatgaaagaaaaaataattacaaagtCTCAAAATTATGATGAATTTAGATGTATGGTTATGGTTTCCAGGAGATACTTTGCTGGTTGTCTCAAG AATTGGATTAGTGGAGATTCAGAGCTAAGACATCTCAAACCTCTGGTTTATATCGGAAttggaaataaaagttcaagTGATTACTCAG GTATGAGTCACTCAGCTCAAAATGCAGCccttcaaaaatttaaaaaaggtgATTGCAAGGTACTTGTCTGTACCCCCGATGCTGCTGGGGTAGGAATAGATATTCCAGATTGCAACCTGGTTATAACAATTGACTGTGTGAAAAACGAAATATCCAAAGCACAACTTGCAG GTCGTGTCAGAGCAAAAAATGGGGAGGTTCTCAATATTTACTttggaaataatattcaaaaagaTAAACTCAGCGGAGAGAAACTGCAGCTCATGGACAAGACTAAAAGACAGATTCACAAAATGCTGAACAAAAATCCTGATGATTATAGGAATAAA AATGAATGA